A window of the Nisaea acidiphila genome harbors these coding sequences:
- a CDS encoding DNA-3-methyladenine glycosylase family protein codes for MSGTEHDRALGEAVATVVARDPDLRAVYERLGPPPSRREAPGFAALIRILTAQQVSLASASAIWTRLNQILEVNPSAVATATDEVFREAGFSRPKVRYARALAEHVLSGRLDLEALAGDDDEAVRAALTAVPGIGNWTADIYLLFCLGRLDTWPGGDLAIQEALRDIKCLSERPNERQTCLIAEDWQPYRGAAAQLLWQHYRFLKFGDNSAENGVLPVTDGASR; via the coding sequence ATGAGCGGGACGGAGCATGACAGGGCCCTTGGCGAGGCCGTTGCCACGGTCGTGGCGCGGGACCCGGACCTGCGTGCAGTCTATGAACGCCTCGGCCCGCCGCCATCGCGCCGCGAGGCGCCGGGTTTCGCCGCGTTGATCCGGATTTTGACCGCGCAGCAGGTCTCCCTCGCCTCCGCCAGCGCGATCTGGACCCGCCTCAATCAGATCCTGGAGGTGAACCCGAGTGCGGTCGCGACCGCCACGGACGAAGTGTTCCGGGAAGCCGGCTTCAGCCGCCCCAAAGTGCGCTACGCACGGGCACTCGCCGAACATGTGCTGTCCGGCCGCCTCGACCTGGAAGCGCTGGCTGGAGATGACGACGAGGCGGTGCGCGCAGCGCTTACCGCGGTACCGGGAATCGGGAACTGGACGGCGGATATCTATCTGCTTTTCTGCCTCGGCCGCCTCGATACATGGCCGGGAGGCGATCTTGCCATCCAGGAGGCTCTGCGCGATATCAAATGCCTGTCCGAACGGCCGAACGAGCGGCAGACGTGCCTGATTGCCGAGGATTGGCAGCCGTACCGCGGTGCGGCGGCGCAGCTCCTCTGGCAGCATTACCGCTTTCTCAAGTTCGGAGACAATTCGGCGGAGAACGGCGTTCTTCCCGTGACAGACGGTGCATCGCGCTGA
- a CDS encoding secondary thiamine-phosphate synthase enzyme YjbQ yields MNSVVSRQAQEILPVGSRGTGFYDVTREVAHWVGGTGIGTGLLTLFIRHTSASLTIQENADPDVRADLADYLATIAPEDPGRYRHGIEGPDDMPAHIRTMLTQTSLTIPVGNGRPLLGTWQGIYLIEHRRAPHRREIVMHLLGE; encoded by the coding sequence ATGAATTCTGTCGTGAGCCGGCAGGCGCAGGAAATCCTCCCGGTCGGGAGCCGCGGAACCGGGTTTTATGACGTCACGCGCGAGGTCGCGCACTGGGTCGGCGGGACGGGGATTGGAACCGGCCTGCTGACGCTGTTCATCCGGCACACGTCGGCCTCGCTGACGATCCAGGAGAATGCCGACCCGGATGTCAGAGCCGATCTCGCCGACTATCTCGCCACTATCGCGCCGGAGGACCCGGGCCGATATCGCCACGGCATCGAGGGGCCGGACGACATGCCGGCCCATATCCGCACAATGTTGACGCAGACCTCGCTCACCATTCCGGTGGGCAATGGACGGCCGCTGCTCGGGACCTGGCAGGGGATCTACCTTATCGAGCACCGCCGGGCGCCGCATCGGCGCGAGATCGTCATGCATCTGCTCGGGGAATGA
- a CDS encoding copper-transporting P-type ATPase — protein sequence MSCHAHEKTESDNACCHGTPKPAEASSCCHAEPAPTAHSCCGGGHGAASSGKAVMTGKPEGAGAGYICPMCPSVWSLEPDSCPMCGMALEPEMITRDTPPNPEYLDMRRRFAIGLALTLPVFVLAMGEMVPGLKELVAGSWNPWVQAVLASPVVLWVGFPFFERGWSSLKSGHFNMFTLIALGTGAAYLYSLAGLLLPDLFPDGFRGEGGAVGLYFESAAVIITLVALGQVLELGAREKTSDALKALLGLAPLTARRLTADGGDEEIDIERIAVGDRLRIRPGERIPVDGRLQEGNGSVDESMLTGEPLPVEKAAGDALVGGTLNGNATLVMEAEKVGRDTMLARIVAMVADAQRSRAPVQKVADAVAGYFVPAVVLSAVVAFAVWALAGPEPALAHGVIAAVSVLIIACPCALGLATPMSIMVGAGRGAAAGILIRDAEAIEGFEKVDTLVVDKTGTLTEGRPELVDMVSAGPDSSEILRLAAAVESGSEHPLSAAVLRAAEAREVPFRPASDVSAEAGLGLKGAVDGLAVAAGSARFMEQLGIDVAPLADRADRLSGSGATLLYVARDGALAGLIGVRDRVKDGAKEAVADLKRDGIRVVMASGDNPKAAEAIGRELGIDEVRGGLMPADKADLVAELKRKGRIVAMAGDGINDAPALALADIGIAMGNGTDIAKESAAVTLVKGDVRGLVKARHLSRATMANIRQNLFFAFVYNALGVPVAAGVLYPLLGLTLSPMLAAAAMSLSSVSVISNALRLRSAKL from the coding sequence ATGTCCTGTCACGCGCACGAGAAAACCGAGTCCGATAATGCCTGCTGCCATGGCACGCCGAAGCCCGCTGAGGCCAGTTCCTGTTGCCATGCTGAGCCGGCGCCGACGGCGCATTCCTGCTGCGGCGGCGGTCATGGCGCTGCGAGTTCCGGCAAGGCGGTGATGACAGGCAAGCCGGAAGGCGCCGGTGCCGGCTATATCTGCCCGATGTGTCCGAGCGTCTGGAGCCTGGAGCCCGACTCCTGCCCGATGTGCGGCATGGCGCTGGAGCCGGAGATGATCACCCGGGACACCCCGCCGAACCCGGAATATCTCGACATGCGCCGCCGTTTCGCAATCGGCCTGGCCTTGACCCTGCCGGTCTTCGTGCTGGCGATGGGGGAGATGGTGCCCGGGCTGAAGGAGCTGGTCGCCGGCTCCTGGAATCCGTGGGTGCAGGCCGTGCTCGCCTCGCCGGTGGTGCTCTGGGTCGGCTTTCCGTTCTTCGAGCGCGGCTGGTCGTCGCTGAAGAGCGGGCATTTCAACATGTTCACGCTGATCGCGCTCGGCACCGGTGCAGCCTATCTCTACAGCCTTGCCGGGCTGCTGCTGCCGGATCTCTTCCCGGACGGTTTCCGGGGAGAGGGCGGCGCGGTCGGGCTCTATTTCGAGTCCGCCGCTGTGATCATCACGCTTGTCGCGTTGGGCCAGGTGCTGGAACTCGGCGCGCGGGAGAAGACGTCCGACGCGCTGAAGGCGCTGCTTGGTCTCGCTCCGCTGACGGCCCGCCGGCTGACCGCGGACGGCGGCGACGAGGAGATCGATATCGAGCGGATCGCCGTTGGAGACCGGCTGCGGATCCGTCCGGGCGAGCGCATCCCGGTCGACGGTCGTCTTCAGGAAGGCAACGGTTCGGTCGACGAGTCCATGTTGACCGGCGAGCCTCTCCCGGTGGAGAAGGCTGCCGGAGACGCGCTCGTTGGCGGGACGCTGAACGGTAACGCCACTCTGGTTATGGAAGCGGAAAAGGTCGGCCGCGACACCATGCTGGCACGCATCGTCGCGATGGTTGCCGACGCCCAGCGCAGCCGCGCGCCGGTGCAGAAAGTGGCGGACGCGGTGGCGGGCTATTTCGTCCCGGCCGTTGTGCTTTCCGCGGTCGTGGCCTTCGCCGTCTGGGCCCTTGCGGGCCCCGAGCCCGCGCTGGCGCACGGGGTGATCGCGGCGGTCTCGGTCCTCATCATCGCCTGCCCCTGCGCCCTCGGTCTGGCGACGCCGATGTCGATCATGGTCGGCGCGGGCCGCGGTGCGGCGGCTGGCATCCTGATCCGCGACGCGGAAGCGATCGAAGGGTTCGAGAAAGTAGACACACTGGTCGTCGACAAGACCGGGACCCTGACGGAGGGACGCCCCGAGCTGGTCGACATGGTCAGTGCGGGTCCGGACTCATCTGAAATCCTCAGGCTGGCCGCTGCCGTCGAAAGCGGCAGCGAGCATCCGCTCTCGGCCGCGGTTCTGCGCGCCGCCGAGGCTCGAGAGGTTCCGTTTCGGCCCGCGAGTGACGTCTCGGCGGAAGCGGGGCTCGGTCTCAAGGGGGCGGTCGATGGTCTGGCGGTGGCGGCCGGTTCCGCCCGCTTCATGGAGCAGCTCGGTATCGACGTCGCGCCGCTGGCCGATCGGGCGGACCGGTTGTCCGGTTCCGGCGCGACGCTGCTCTATGTCGCCCGCGACGGCGCGCTTGCCGGGCTGATCGGTGTCCGCGACCGCGTGAAGGACGGCGCAAAGGAGGCCGTGGCCGACCTCAAGCGGGACGGTATCCGCGTGGTCATGGCTTCCGGCGACAATCCGAAGGCGGCCGAGGCCATCGGGCGGGAACTCGGGATCGACGAGGTGCGCGGCGGGCTGATGCCCGCGGACAAGGCGGATCTCGTCGCCGAACTGAAGCGGAAAGGGCGCATTGTGGCGATGGCCGGGGACGGCATCAACGACGCGCCCGCGCTGGCGCTCGCCGATATCGGCATCGCCATGGGCAACGGTACCGATATCGCCAAGGAGAGCGCGGCGGTGACGCTGGTGAAAGGCGACGTGCGCGGGCTCGTAAAGGCGCGCCACCTCAGCCGGGCGACGATGGCCAATATCCGCCAGAACCTGTTCTTCGCGTTCGTCTACAACGCGCTTGGCGTCCCGGTTGCGGCGGGTGTGCTCTATCCGCTGCTCGGCCTGACCCTGAGCCCGATGCTCGCCGCGGCGGCAATGAGCCTGAGTTCGGTTTCGGTGATCAGCAACGCGCTCCGGCTGCGCTCCGCGAAACTCTGA
- the cueR gene encoding Cu(I)-responsive transcriptional regulator yields the protein MQIREVAESAGLPAKTIRYYEEIGLVRPDRRENGYRDYSDTDIHRLRFLQRARGLGFSIEDCRALLSLYDEKERESADVRAIAEAHLKEIDRKINELKSLRGTLAHLVHACHGDSRPDCPILKDLAGDAS from the coding sequence ATGCAGATCAGGGAAGTCGCCGAAAGCGCCGGACTGCCGGCCAAGACGATCCGCTATTACGAGGAAATCGGCCTCGTCCGCCCGGATCGCCGGGAAAACGGCTACAGGGATTACTCCGACACGGACATTCACCGTCTGCGCTTCCTGCAGCGGGCCCGAGGTCTCGGTTTCTCGATCGAGGATTGCCGCGCGCTTCTGTCGCTCTACGACGAGAAGGAGCGGGAGAGTGCCGATGTGCGTGCCATCGCCGAGGCGCATCTGAAAGAAATCGACCGCAAGATCAACGAGCTGAAAAGCCTGCGCGGGACGCTCGCCCATCTTGTCCATGCCTGCCACGGGGACTCCCGGCCGGACTGCCCGA